Part of the Zingiber officinale cultivar Zhangliang chromosome 6A, Zo_v1.1, whole genome shotgun sequence genome, ggtgatcatatgctcaggcgcggtcgaccgatcagactcGGGCAAAAGCTCCTCGGTGGGAAGGTGCAGGGTGGCCCTGACGGTGCGACTCTGGCCAGGAGACGTGTGAGTAGATGCGGAGGGAGCAGAGGCCGGGGCGGAGAACTTGGACAAAATAGCCGAGCGCTGGACCCGGCGGGGGGGGGGCAGGTGGAAGAGCGCTGACCGACACAGCCTTAATAGGGTTGGCGGGCAGATTTAACTGAGaaggagtccgatcggaggatacTGCCTCCACCACTGGAGTTTTCCCACGAGAACCGGAGCCTGCCCGCTCGGATACACGAACAGCAGAAGTAGCTGATCGCAATGGTGTCTCCGTCCAGCGCCTTTTTTGTCTGAGCGGGCGCTCGTCTTCCCGATCGGAGCCTCCCTCTTGCACGGCTGGCTCCCTGTTTGAAGTATTGCCTCCCATCACCTCCACAGGGGAGGCCTGAGCAGCTGACTCCTCAGCGTTTGtttcgctctcaccctcgtgagagccgaccagAGTGATGCTcagttgctccatctctttggcggcTGCCGCCTCAAGCGCCTCgactttcctcttcaaaataccAAGCATCATGGACTCCATGACGATATTCGctacaaaggaaaaagaagaaaatcagttaacaCTTAAAGTACATGTGCAagtgaaattcttaccgaagctgctcggaagtGGAGTGcggctcggactcaggccgaatatatacagcaCGCCTTCGGGTagaagcttgttgatatcgagcttcagaccggcaagCATGTTCGCGGCctcgagatagtccggtcgggtcttaaatcTTTTCAGCTCGGGAGAAGTAGGTGGTCtgacctgccatttggttcggaagggagcccgTTCGGGGAAACGAAGATAAAagtaatactccttccagtgtttattggaggaaggaagtttatcaaagaagactagACCAGGCCGAGCCTGGAATAGATAGGTACCCAGCTcagactgcttgggataataaaaatagtaaaaaaaatttggtCGGAGAGGGATGCGGTGTATCGTGAACAATACCACCACTCCACACAAAAGGCGGAAAGTATTGAGAACTAATTGGGCGAGCGGAATACCAAAGAAGTTGCAAACATCGGCGAAGAAGTGGTGGAGAGGAAACCGTAAACCGGCTGTGAATTGGTCGTGGAAAAAACAGATGGCTCCGCGCGGCGGCTTGTGAGGCCGAGCGGTTGGTGAGGGTAGAATAAGTTCAAAGTCAGACGGAATGTCAAAACCATCAAGCAGAGCCTCGGCGTCATGCCGATCGAAACGAgattccatggtagtataccaaggACCTAAAGTGAGATCTACGGATCGGGATGAACTGGTCATTATCCGATCGGGCAAGAAAACAAAAGCTAAGAGAATAGAAAATGACACACGGCAAGGAAACGATGAAAGGGACAGCGACCAGAAGACGAGAACTCGACAAAAAAGACGAGGAAAACAGAGAGGAAAGGAGGAGGAACCTTACGAAGAGGCTGGGGATCAAAGGAAGACGGCGGGGAATCATCAGAAAACAGTGAAGAAGAGTAGCCAGAACGCTGAAGCGCTGTAGAAAGGCGGCGGGACACGCGAAGCAGAAGTGTGACGGAGGAGGAAGATGAcggctttataaggtcgggcccgatcgaCCTCGACCGTCCGATACAAGTCATAGGAACCGAGGCCCCCATCGGgtcgttcatttcaaaccgccgatGTCCCATCGGACACATCGCCGAGCCGTACGATGACGCCAGCGGAGGCGCCACGTGGCACCGGGTCATAGGGGCGCATTCAATGAGCGCCATTACGGCGCACAGCGCACGTGCTCAGTCTTAATGAGGAAGATTTGCATGAATCCCGAGGAAATCCGAAGGGCGTCAGCAATGACGGTCGACACGGTAGCAAAGCCAGCGCTCGGAGGAGGCCGAGCGGCCGAGGGAGGAACATTTTAGAGGGGCAGGGCGATGTCATTCAGGCCGACCGgccgtccagtcagtcggacataacacctccttcgactagacttgaaggggagacatgtgatccggtgataaggacgggggatcctcattggcggaaggtcaacgacatgtggaggtcaaaggtcaagagattcaaccctgagatcgGCAGATCGGGTGATGTAGGCCGACCGGCCATGAATCTCCCGAACCGAAGGAAGACAACCCGactgggggtcgggtttccgatgctcaaggtaaaaaggttcaaGTGCCGAGTGAGATGTCCGCTTGGCCGGAGCACAAGGCAGCAAAGataggcaggagcaatctcatccgtgCATACGACCTTGGCAGAAGTGCTATGCTCgccgagcggccgaaccgctcgTCCCGGAACAGACAAGAAGCGTAAGAGGACAAAGGAggcaggggataacatcatccttgagacgtctgccgccggcaaacagcagagttggcggccgagccgtacataggatcatacggcggaagcttccactgtcacatccgggatatgctcggacgattgcggaatgacgccagaggtacttttctgacagagacctgttaaggtatgtttggagaAGCATGCACGCatagagaagcgtgcccgcgcttccccggggtcctatataaggacccccaaacgTCGACGAATGTATGCACAactctttactgtagccacattacgctgcctctctcattgcctgacttgagcgtcggagggccatcgctggGAAATCCctctcggctcggcttctttgtaggttcgccggaaagctacaccaccagtcggagacagcggagcatgccacgtccccaacgtccgtcgactcagcgctcggatagGATCAATATCAAAATACATGCTTTtacaaacttaactaaaattgatTAAACTTCATCAAAATCGCTTTAAGTTGATTAAAAGTACTTTAAAATAGTTGTCCAAAAATATAGCTGCTAGATAGTTGTATCTAAATCttaatccctaaaatcttgaactctaaatcttaaatactattatatcaaaatactttTTACCAACTTAGCTTAAATTGTTTAAATttcatcaaaaaattttaaattggtcaaaatcatttttaaaaaatatagaagCCACTATTTAGTTGTAAAAGCTATTAGAACATCCACACCGGCTTTCATATCTAAAATTcataatttagaataaaaaagtttctttattaaatttgaatattCATGTTTCACTATATAATATATCAGCttccttattttttctctttcctctatATTCTATAATGTTTAGGAAATGAAATATattatctaaatttagagaaatactatttataaatttaaaatttagggaATAAATAGGATAACTGATGTAAAAAAATTTTAGCtactttatctaaaatttaagataaaatttttagatagagtAACTATTATTGATGCTCTTAAATTGTTATTATACAATTGTAATAGTTATAATGCTACAACAGTATTATATTAATTGTTACATATTGTAACAACTACTCTATATTACTATATATTATAGTAACTAGTCATAGCTGCTACAAGAAGACTAGAAGTAAAGAATAATATTATTACATGTGGTTATAGAGTAGTTACTATACCTTGTATTAATTAGTTCTAACTGTTATAAGAAGTAAGAGTATTATCAGAATAAAACCTATGGTAGGACACTCTTTTAATTTTTGCCTTTTTAAAAGAGCATCCTTTGATGATTTACATAATTTTGAATGCTCTTTTGATTTTTGACCAATATTATATtccatagataaaaaaaaataaataatattaggcAAAAATCAAAAGGGTACTTTAAATTATGTAAGTAATCAAGAAtgcttcttttttaaaaaataatgttaaaCGAATATTCCATCAATGTTTTATACCTAAAATATTCTTACTTCAATGTTGTTGTAGCAACTATCCATAAATAAATGAATTTAATACATTTTAACTGTTGGATCCAATGAACAAATAAATAGGCAAATACGAAACTATTgtttttttctttataaaatatagttaattaataaatctatcacaacctttgaattaataggatcgAATCTATGCAAGTTCAATTATGTTATACtgtttaaaacttttcaaatttatcaCAACGTTTTAGTGTTAGCTTCTAATCTATCATTCATCTGTGCTATGTCGATTGTCGATTGTCTATTAAATTGGTGATATATTAATAACATGGTGAACCAATAAATTTGGTCACTGTTGATTGGGCACTAGTTATGTCACATCACCAACTAAGTGAAAAAGATAGAATATTAAGGGCATCCGCAGTCATGAATATTCTCATAGAGCTCCTTCATTATCACATCTTCGTCACATCAAAAATAAGAATCTCatatatctttttattataaaaaaacctctcaacaactcctTTATAGATCTCATActtattcattatatatatttcttatcttttctttatattttaccttatatataatttaaatgtttatgaaatttaaattcataGATTTAAAGTTGAAGAAatattaatttatgttttttcaaatattaaaaaaatcatttaataattaaaaatagtaaaGAAGTGGCTCCATAAGCTTCCTCAATAATGTTGAAGGAGCTCCCTCCCACTTCAGAGCATCCATGTTACAATCAGGGGCGTAGTTAATGTGGGGCAGGAGGGTGCGATCGCACCCCCTCAAATttagagtaaaaaaaaaataatatgattaaaaataaaataaaaaccatttatttataaatctaaaAGTATGTGGGCTTTTATGTAAAACTCCAATCAAAAGTCAAAACTTGCGGCGTGTTTTAATTGCTATCTCTTGTCCAAAAAAGTTATCTctcttttctcttaatttttctCTCCGCCGCCGAAGCTTTTATTTTTTCCCTTTTCACTATTTTTTTCCCTATCGacgaagcttcttcctcttccattttcttcttcctccaccattactctttcctttttcctttatcCCATGTTCTTTTTCCTCCCCTAATTCTCATCTTATTTTTCTCTAATCTTAATTTTGCCCTCAAAATCCTCCGTCGCACATTGCCGTTGCCATCCACGCCATTGTCGGCCTGTCATCGCACGCCGCTGCCAACGTCGTTATCGTTTGCTGCCAACGCTGTCATCATTGCTTCGCTACTATCGCTACTATCGTTTGCTGACAACGCTATCAACGCTccacaataaatttcttttgATTGAGGTAAAATTTTCTTACTTGATTTCTTTCGATTACGAATTTAAGTATTGAAAAAAATATGTAGTGTTAATTTTGCATATATTCATATTTTTGTTTGTTATTCAAGTATGTTAAATGTTTACACATATTGAGGTGATAAGTACATTTGATGTTTGATTTGTTATATGAATGTGAGGAATGTCATTAATGATCATTcaaaaatttgatcaattgaatcaTATCATTTATTCCATGAATAGACTTATCATATAATTTACAccaatattttataataataatatgcATATAAAATGAATCATCTTTATGAtaagaattaaaattagataGTCATGCAAttagaaaaatatgtttttataatgtaaacatttgactttATATCTCTACCAAGGGATCATTAAATCtctatcaattttgtttattatttgtttttgaatataaatttttgaaaacaaatagTCATTaattagatgattatgtttctgAAATATTATGTTGATGATAAATTAGGTGAAATAACAATGTTGAGGTATTTTAAGAAAATACGAGATGAACCTACTTCAAACAAGTCATCTCCCcctccaccacctcctcctcctccgcctcctctACCAGCTCCTCTTGATGCTGACTCAAATGAGTATCCTAGTGATCCTGGGCTAAGAAAGCACATTCTTGAGTATAATGTTAATGAAAGGGAGATTGTTCGACGTTACTATTTGCAAAAAGGTCCTTTTCAACCTAAAAATCATGAATTTCCTTGGCGTTCTTGTCCCAAAGAGAAACGAAGATTTCGAGCTATATGGTTTAGTCTTCATCCTAATTGGCTAGAATACAGCATTGCAAAAGATGCGACTTTTTgtctttattgctatttattcaAAGCGGATCATGGTGGTCAAAGTGGTGGTGATTCTTTTGTCACTGAGGGATTTAAAAattggagaaagaaagaaaaatttaatGAACATGTTGGAAATCAGAGCAGCATTCACAACAGGTGCATGATGGCGGCTTATGATTTAATGAATCAAAAACAACATATTGAAACTTGTTTGGTCAATCAGTCTAGTCAAGTAGCTATCGATTATCGTGTTCGTTTGACAGCATCAATTGATTGCATAAGATTTCTTGTGCGTCAAGGATTAGCATTTCGTGGTCATGATGAATCAACAAACTCACTCAATCATGGTAATTTTCTTGAATTGTTAAGATTTCTTGCTGACCATAATGAGGATATCAATAGAGTTGCACTAGACAATGCTCCCTCAAATCTTAAATTGACATCGCCTGATATTCAGAAAGATATTATCAGATCCATTGCTTATTTAACCACTAATTCTATTCTTGGAGATCTCGGTGATGAATTATTTACTATATTGGTTGATGAGGCTCGTGATATATCTGTTAAAGAACAAATGGCAGTTGCTTTACGGTTTGTAGATGAAAGGGGAAATCTTATTGAGCGCTTTCTAGGCCTTGTACATGTAAGCGACACTACTGCCTTATCACTTAAAACTGCTATTGATTCTTTGTTGTGCCAACATGGATTATCTATATCTAATTTGCGGGGGCAAGGATACGATGGAGCTAGCAATATGAGAGGAGAATTCAATGGCTTAAAAAGTTTAATTATGATGGAGAACCCTTCTGCTTattatgttcattgttttgctcatcaatTGCAGCTTACACTTGTAGCTGTTGCTGAAAATCATATAAGAATTTCTACTTTTTTTGATGTGGT contains:
- the LOC121994928 gene encoding zinc finger MYM-type protein 1-like, with protein sequence MLRYFKKIRDEPTSNKSSPPPPPPPPPPPLPAPLDADSNEYPSDPGLRKHILEYNVNEREIVRRYYLQKGPFQPKNHEFPWRSCPKEKRRFRAIWFSLHPNWLEYSIAKDATFCLYCYLFKADHGGQSGGDSFVTEGFKNWRKKEKFNEHVGNQSSIHNRCMMAAYDLMNQKQHIETCLVNQSSQVAIDYRVRLTASIDCIRFLVRQGLAFRGHDESTNSLNHGNFLELLRFLADHNEDINRVALDNAPSNLKLTSPDIQKDIIRSIAYLTTNSILGDLGDELFTILVDEARDISVKEQMAVALRFVDERGNLIERFLGLVHVSDTTALSLKTAIDSLLCQHGLSISNLRGQGYDGASNMRGEFNGLKSLIMMENPSAYYVHCFAHQLQLTLVAVAENHIRISTFFDVVAQLNNIVGVSCKRRDILHDKQFEKVIKGICNGDIFTGQEEGKDHKQRAQANNLLELIGKYEFIFQMHLMKNILGVTNDLSQALQRKDQDIVNAMILVRSSKHQLQTMRDDGWDLLLNEVSLFCVKYEELNSRFNEVNTELLLCMSCLDPSNSFSAYDKRKLLQFAQFYPSDFPPMELMHLEPQLDNFIFDMRSSNQFSEVVGISQLAKRMVQLKKHRLYPLVYLLLKLALLLPVATATVERVFSAMKIIKTSLRNRLGDDMVNDCLIPYIERDVFDTIDNEAII